The genomic interval TTGATCAAAATAGGCTTGTTTTATTTTCTAACGAACTCCACACTCGCTATTTATCTAAGTTACCTCGCATTTGGACATCATTTTGAGCAATAACGCGACTGGAGTTCGTTAGCGTTCAGAAAACACAATTTCCTGCCAAATAGCGACTACTGAGTTCGTTAGGAATGAAAATGTAATTGTAATGTGAGCATCCCCTCAACCAAAACAAACTAAAAATGACACCCAAACTGTTATCAGTTTGAATGTCATTTTCATTTCCAAGCCATGCTTATACGCAGCTTAAAGATACGCTTCCCAGATGAGCAAACTGTGCTTGAATTGTATCTCCCGGCTGAAAAGCAATCGCTTCCGTAATCGCTCCGCTCAGCACAATATCGCCCTTGCGCAGCCCTAAGCCACGCTCGCCTAACTTATTAACAGCCCATGCGACCGATACAGCGGGGTCGCCCAGCACCGCGGCACCGGCGCCAGTAGCCATCACTTGATTGTTTTTCGAGAGCACAACGCCGATTTCAGGCAAATTCAACTCTCGCACGGGAACCATTTTGCTGCCAATTATAAATTTAGCCGATGAGCAATTGTCCGCTACAACATCCGCAAGCGTAAACTTGAAATCCAAATACCTGCTGTCTATTACTTCAATCGCTGCAGCAACATACTGCGTTGCTCGCAGCACATCTTCACCGGTTATATTCGTTCCTTGCAAATCCTCACCTATAAAGAAAGCAATTTCCGGCTCAGCCTTCGGATGAATCAACTGTTTGAAATCAATAGATTCCCATTCCAAAGCTAGCATATCGCTAGTCAGCTCACCGTAAATCGCTTCATAGACACCCATCATTTCCTGCTTTGCTTTGCTAGTCAGCCCCAGTTTATAGCCAATCGAGCGCGTGCCAGCTTGAATCTTGCGCTGCAACAGCTGCTTTTGCACATCATAAGCCTTCTCTATCGTTAAGTCTGGATATTGATCTGTAACCTTAATTACTTCTCTGCACTCTTTCTCGGCATCGTACAAATACATTACGATTTCTTGTTGCATTTCGCGTGTGATCTCCATTGTTTACAACACCCCGTTCTTATTTCTGTCCGCCAGCTCTGCGGCAACATCAACAATCATGTCTTCTTGTCCGCCGATAATGCCCCTTCTGCCAAGCTCTATTAGAATGTCGCGCGAGTCAATGCCAAATCTTTTGCTTGCGCGATCCGCATGCAGCAGGAAGCTGGAGTATACACCCGCATAACCCATCACGAGACTGCCCGTGACGATTTCTTGCGGACGCTGAAGAAGTGGACCGACGATATGCTCAGCCAAATCCATCATTTTATACAAATCGATCCCGATATTCAGACCTAATCGATCTAACACCGCAATTAAAACCTCTGTTTGGGTATTGCCCGCTCCAGCTCCCAAGCATCGCACGCTGCCATCAATTCGAGTTGCACCTTCTTCGATTGCTACAAGCGTATTGGCAACTGCCAAAGACAGATTATTATGCGCGTGGAAACCAATTTCAATCGATAAGGCTTGTTTTAACGCTTCAATTCGCTCACGAACCTGATGCGGCAGCAGCGCTCCGGCAGAATCCGTCACATACACAGCCTCAGCGCCATAGCTTTCCATCAATTTCGCTTGTTCCACCAGTTTCTCTACGGGAGCGGAATGCGACATCATCAGGAAACCAATCGCTTCCATTCCGAGCTCTCTAGCCATATAAAGATGCTGGGCTGACACATCTGCTTCCGTGACATGAGTTGCTACTCGTACTAGGCTTGCCCCTAGAGCTCTTGCTTGCTTCAGCTCATGGACCGTCCCTATGCCTGGCAGCAGTAGAACGGCGATCTTCGCTTGTTTGCTTTCATCTACGGCTGCTTCAATCAGCTTCATTTCATCAATGAGCGAACGGCCATACTGCAAAGTTGACCCGCCTAAACCATCGCCATGGCTGACTTCAATATTGTGCATGCCCGCATCATCAAGCGCACGAACAACGCTCCGTACCTGTTCTTCTGTAAATTGGTGTGCAACCGCATGGCTGCCATCCCGCAAGGACACTTCCGTAATTTGGACCGGCTGATTACTTTTTCGGTTCACCCTTTACACCTCGCTATTCGTTTCGCTAGACTGGTTAGATAGGCGGTTTTTTGCATAATCTTCAGCTACCCGGACAGAGGCAGCCGTCATAATATCAAGATTGCCTGCGTATGGCGCGAAGTAATCTCCTGCTCCCTCAACCTCGAGAAACACCGATACTCGATTTCCATCAAAAATAGGCTCTTGCTTCAAGCGATAGCCTGGCACGTATTCTTTTACGCGTTCAACCATGACATAAATCGCTTTGCTTATAACAGCCTCATCCATATTTTTCACTTCGCAATAAACGGTGTCTCGCATCATAAACGGCGGGTCTGCTGGATTTAAGACGATTAGCGCTTTTCCACGATCTGCACCGCCCACCTCTTCTATACCGCGGCGTGTTGTAATCGTAAACTCATCGATATTAGCCCGCGTGCCTGGCCCCGCGCTTTTGCTTGCGATTGTCGCTACAATCTCAGCATAAACGACGTCCGCCGCTTCATTTATAGCATGAATGATCGGGATCGTTGCTTGCCCCCCGCATGTGATCATATTGACGTTCGTCGCTTGCAGATGATTGCCCATGTTTACGACAGGGGATAGGAATGGCCCAACTGCTGCCGGTGTTAAATCAATGACCATTTTCCCCATCTTTTGCAGCACTTCATTATGTTTAACATGAGCTTTGGCGGAAGTCGCATCAAAAATAATGTCTGCAAGCTCAGGATTGTCGATAAGCCCCTGAATGCCATTCGAAAAAGTCGCATATCCGCGTCCTTTGGCCCGCTCAAGTCCTTCCGAATTCGGATCGATGCCGATTACCGCTGTAAGCGTAAGCCAATGGCTTCTTTCCAGCTTGTACATTAAATCCGTACCGATGTTGCCAGATCCGATAATAGCTGCTTTCAATTTCCCCATATGGTTTGTCCTCCTACTCGAATGCTACGGATACCGACCCGATAGAACCAAATCGTGCTTCGATGTGGTCTCCGGCTTTAACCTGAACCGCTCCTGACAAAGCACCCGGCAAAATAATTTCTCCAGCCTTTAATGAAATATCAAATTCACTAAGCTTGTTCGCAAGCCATGCAATCGCATGAGCTGGATGTCCGAGTGCAGCTGCTCCCGCTCCCGTTGCGACTTGCTCGCCATTTTTAAATAAAATCATTCCAAGATCGCGTAAATCTATATTGTCGATAGACGTTTTTTTCTTCCCGATCACAACTTTTGCCGAAGAACCATTGTCAGCTACCGTATCGATCAGCTTGATTTTCCATTCTGCAATTCGGCTATCAATAATTTCTAATGTAGGCACAATATATTTTGTAGCTAACAGCACATCGAGGAACGTTACATCCGGCCCCTTCAGATCCCGATCAAGGATGAAGCCAATTTCCGCCTCAATGCGCGGCGCGATCATTTCCTTTGCTTTTACGATGCTTTGATCTTGCACTTCCATATCATCCAGCAAATGTCCATAATCCGGCTCATTGACATTCAGCATCGTTTGCATCGCTTTGCTTGTTAGTCCAACTTTCTTGCCTATAATGTGACGACCTGCCTCCAGCTTTTGCTTGACGACCTGCAATTGTACGTGATAGGCATCGGTTACAGTTATTTCCGAGTAACGTTCAGTAAAAGGTGCGATAGCCACTTGTGTCGCTTCCGCTTTCAATAGTTCACTTGCTAGCTTTTCAATGATTGGATTCATATTAAGCGTCCTCTCTTTCCTCCTAAAAATAAAGCGGATGGTGACGATATCGTCACCATCTTCCTTATAGCTTCATCGTGATCGATTTGGCTTCTGTATAGAAATCAAAGCTATGACGACCGCCTTCACGGCCGATTCCACTTGCTTTCGAGCCTCCAAATGGGGTACGCAGATCGCGGAAATACCAGCAATTAATCCAAAACAATCCGGAGTTTACAGAAGCGGCCACACGATGTGCGCGGCGCAGGTCATTCGTCCAAACGACGCCTGCAAGTCCATAAATCGAGTCGTTTGCTATTCGAATCGCATCTTCTTCTGTTTTGAATGGAATGACCACGAGAACCGGTCCAAAAATCTCCTCCTGCGCAACTCGCATCTTGTTGTCTACATCATAAAGCACAGTTGGCTTATAGAAGTTGCCATTTCCAAGCCCTTCGACGCGTGTGCCTCCGCAGCCGAGCTTCGCACCCTCAGCGAGTCCTATCTCCACATAGCTGTGGACCTCTTCGAGATGTGATTTGGATACGAGTGCCCCCATATCCGTCTCTTCGTCAAGCGGCATACCTACTTTTATTTGATTAACAGCTGCAATAAATTTTTCCAAAAACGTATCGTATACGCTTTCATGAAGCAGCATACGTGAGCCAGCAAGACAGATTTGTCCTTGGTTACGGTAGATGGCATCGATTGAGCCTTTCACAACTTCATCCAAATCAGCATCTTCAAAAACGATATTAGCTGATTTGCCGCCCAGCTCGAGAGAAACTGGAATCAATGATTCTGCTGCATTTCGCATGACCGTCTTACCTGTACCCGACTCGCCGACGAATGAAATTCGGCGAACATAAGGATGGGAAGCCATAATTGTGCCAACCGTGCTGCCTGATCCGGCAATAATGTTCAATACGCCCGGAGGAAGCCCAGCTTCATTTGCAATTTCCCCAAGAAGAAAAGCACTGAGCGGTGTGTTCGAAGCTGGTTTAACAACAACCGTATTGCCAGCTGCAAGTGCTGCCGATACCTTCCAGGTCATTTGCATGAAGGGCAAGTTCCAAGGAATAATGATGCTGGTTACGCCCGCTGGTGCATATTTGGTATAGGACATCATGCCTTGCTTTTCAAAATTTTCAGCATGATGATAGAGTGCCATTTCGGCAAAAAATCGCATATTCGATGCCGCTCTCGGTATATCAAAGCCACGGCTTTCTTTAATCGGCTTGCCGACATCAAGTGTTTCTAGTACCGCAATTTCTTGATGCCTTTGCATAATCAAATCGGACATGCGGCATAAAATTTCGGCTCTTTTCTCTACTGTCATATGGCTCCAAACGCCGCTTTCGAACGTTCTCTGCGCTACCTCGATCGCCCTGATCGTATCTGCTTCATTCGCCATTGCCACTGAGGCCAGCTTCATATTCGTTGCCGGATTAATCGTATCGAATGTGGCACTCGAAATGGAATCTACGAATGCGCCGCCGATAAATAGCTTCGCATCTTTTACAGCAGGATTTGCTATAATGTCATGATTCATTTACAGCCCTCCTACTCTTCAATTTCGAGAGTCATTTCAATTTCAATGGCTGTATTGTTTGGCAGCTGCGCCATTCCAACCGCGGATCTTCCATGCTTGCCCTTATCTCCGAATACATCGACCAGCAAGTCAGATGCGCCATTCATTACTTTCGGCTGCTGTGTGAAATCTTCTGTGCTATTTACGAAACCTAAGATTTTGACCACACGTTTCACTTTGCTAAGCTCGCCGAGCTCCTGCTTCACGACTTTTAATAAATTTATCATCGATTGCCGTGCAGCCAGATAACCTTCCTCAACGGTTAAATCCCTGCCCAGTTTTCCATGATACTCATCTACTCCCTGACCTGCTGTGAAGAGCAGGTTCCCCGCCCTAACGCAGGTTACATAATTGCCTACCAGCGGACGTGAGGAGCCAAGCGTGATGCCAAGCTTTTGCAAGTTTTCTTCCGGTGTTGCCAGCGCTTGATTTTCCACCTAAGTCACCTTCTTATTCTGGTTTCCATTCCTTAACTTCTTCAGACATTACATGTCCGCATGATTTGCAAGTACGCACTTCTATATTTGAATTGAAGCTGTGGATCGCTCCTTTTACTTGTGTTTCAATGTCGGTTAACTGTACGGTTACGCGGTGCATCTCGTGGTTGCAGCTCTCGCAAAACCATACAAAATCCTCTAGCTCCCCTTTGTCGCGTTTGCGCTCAATAACGATGCCAAACGTGTCAGCCACACGATGCGGTGAATGCGGTACCATTGCTGGCAGCATGAATACTTCGCCTTCATTAACGGCAACAACCTTACGCTCACCAGCCTCGGTAATACATTCCACATAACAAGAGCCCTTCACTTGATAGAAGAACTCATCAGACGGATCAATGTGAAAGTCTCTGCGTCTGTTCGGTCCGCCAAGCACCATTGCAATAAACTCAGAATCTTCCCATATTACCTTGTTATTAACGGGAGGTTTGAGCTGTTCCTTGTTATCTTCGATCCATTTCAAAAGATTAAAAGCGGTTAATGATTTAGCAGTTGCCATAATAAACCCTCACCTTCAAATCGATATTTTTTGGATAAAAGCTGATCTTGTTTTCACTATAAGATAATGTCGACACCATGTCAATATTAATATTGACGATATGTCAGTTTTATTTGAAAGCACATTAAAAAAGGGAAAAGACCGCGTCGCCAATCGGCACTACTGCGGTCTTCTCCCTGCCAAATCATCTTAAATACTAGTCACAACAATCGCCTTATCATCCTGATTCCACACGGCTTTACTTCCGGTTGCTAGTTCAATAAAGGAGATCGGAATATACGTTGTACCGCCCACCATGACTGAAGAAGCAGCCATCGGTTTCTTCACTCCATTCACCGTTGCTTCCTTCTGCCCAATCTGCAATTGAATAGTAACGCCGTCTTTTGTCCCCGTTACCGTCTTGGAAGCACCATTCCATTTCACTTCATAACCTAATTTCTCAAAAATAGTACGCAATGGAACGAGCGTTGCACCATCTTTACTAAACGGCTGTGCTGCCAAAGGAAGTGCCGCCTCACCGTTAAGCTGCAGACTCGCCTTAGGCAGTCCGCTAACAGGATCACCAAGTAGCGGCGAAGAAAGGACGTACATCCCATGGCCAGAGAACACCCAAATTAAATGGCGATCCCATTCTACAAAGGTGCCGTGCACAGGATCCGATTGATCGCTCATATATTTTTTACCTTCATCGTCAGTCAATTCGCCTGACATTTTCGGTACAAAATAAGCAGCAATCGTTGGTTTTAACGGATCTTTAAGATCAAACATTTGAATGCCTGCATTGTAGAATGCATAAGGCATATATTGTTGGCTTGGTGTACCTGGCTGAATTTCAGCATAGCCGGTACGCTTCGGTCCGAAGCTGCCTCGTCGCTGGCAATAGTCCGTAAACGGCGCATCTGCCGGCGGCGTTGGACGCGGCATAATCGTTGCTATTTTCGGATTAAGCGGATCTTTAACATCAATTGCATAAATTTCTTTATACGGCTCATGGCAATCCTCGCTGAGCGGATAACCGCTGTAATAAACCATGCCTGTCGTCTCTACTTTACTGACGTCGATATTATCGCCTTCAGTTCCTGCAAAGCTCATCGGCATTTCAAGATGCGATACCGTCTTCATATTGTTCGGATCAGAAATATCTACAATGTAGAAGCCTAATCCCCCCATCGCTGCATAACCGTATTTTCCGCCTTCTTCTACTGTTTTGGGAATAAACAACGGCATTCGCGATCCCATCCAGCTTGTTTTATTACCTGCTCGCGGATTTAGATTATATTGTGCTTTTTCGCCAATGCGTTGTCCAGGTACTGACCAAATCGATAGCTGCTTTGGTTTTGTTGGATCAGAGATGTCATAGACAAGCTGTGCACCTGAATAAAGATAGGTTTTATATTCTGTGTTCGCGTAGCTGTCGTCTGGAGCACCTGCAACAAATAAATATTTATCGCCGGAATAGACCGGGATGTCTTGGCAGCCAGATCCTTGCTGCGGCTTATCTTTGGAGTAAGTACTTGAATCAAGCGGCGTCTCGGAAAGAATTTTCCAATCCGTCCAGTTCGGGCCGTTCACCTCATAAATTCGGAAGCCGCGCAGCATTTCAAAGTCGCGAATTGCCTTTACTTCGTCTGGATTCGTGTACTTATTCGTTATTTTGCCGTAGCGCGGAACCTCATAGCACTGAACAGCTAAATTTTTATCTAATTCCTCGTTGTACTTCACGTTAAACGGGCCAAATTGATGTTCACCCGCTTGTTTGTCGATCCATTTTGTCGTAATAAGCTCGGCCTTTAGCGGGTCCGTTATATCAAACAAATTGTATTGATTGGTCTCATAGTCATACAAATAGCGACGTCCATCCAAATCAAAGGATGTTTGCCAGCTGTGTCCGTACCCCGCTACGAATGGATAAAAGGCTTCAACCTTCATGTTTTTAATATATTGATTCAAGTCTAGATAAGGCAAGCTGCCGTTGAACGGCTGTGGTCCTTCATTTTCCGGCATGACCGTCGGATGAGTAAATACGCCAGTCTCTACATTGTAACCCCAGCTGCCTTCTGCTGGTTCGGCGGGCTCACCCGGCAATCGTTTATGCGTTTCGTCTACTGGATACGGTTGTCCAGCATCAGGTGCATTCACGTTGACGCCTGTGCGCTTCGCAACATAGGCGCCTGAATTGGATTCTGCCTTCACGGCTGCTGTATCTGAGGATGCAAAGATAGGTAAAGACGGAAAGATGAGCGTACTAACAACAGTTACGAGGAGAACACTACTAAAAATTCGCTGCCTGACCGCTTTTTTCATCAGTTCAAAACCTCCAGGAATAAAATATTCATTACCTTTTGGAAACGCTTGCAAATGACCTGATCGAGCAACCCTGACAAGACATTCATGCTGTTCTTAGCTCGAACGTATTCAGCCCCTTTAACAGCCTCCTTCAAAAACATCAGATGTAATTCCAGAATCAACCTAACAATATATTGAATATGACACAGTGTCAATATGATTAATTTCATTTTTTTTATCCAAAAAAAAGCTGCAACGACAAATAAGAGTCTGTCGAAATTACCATTCGCCAAGACTCATTTTCAGTCATCATCCCCTATCGATCACACAAAATTAAATCGTTAAACGTCTTTCCAATCTGCGTGCAAGTAAAGAAAGCGTATAATTTACGATGAAGTAAAGAATAGCGACTAACAATAAAATTGGAATAACAAACTTAACATTATAGTTATAAATAATTTGTGCACTTCGCATCATTTCTGGGAGTGTAATTACAATAGCAAGCGAAGAGCCTTTGAGAATAGAAGTACACTCGCTGACGATAGGCGGAATCATCCGTTTTAGCGCTTGTGGGAGAATAATATGCCATATCGTTTGGACATAGGTTAAGCCGGAAGCTCTTGCAGCCTCCACCTGCCCCTTAGAAATGGAATTTAAACCACTGCGAACAATTTCACATAACATTGCTGACGCATAGATCGTCAAGCCCGCAACTGATGCGGTAAACACGTCCAGCTTTAAGCCAATTTCAGGCAGTGCAAAAAAGATAAAGAAAAAGACGAGCAGAAGCGGAATGTTGCGAATTAAACCTACATAGAGAGCAATGATTCTCGCAATAATAGGAATTTTTGCATATCTAATAATGCCCATGATCGTACC from Paenibacillus sp. FSL K6-3182 carries:
- a CDS encoding fumarylacetoacetate hydrolase family protein, with translation MEITREMQQEIVMYLYDAEKECREVIKVTDQYPDLTIEKAYDVQKQLLQRKIQAGTRSIGYKLGLTSKAKQEMMGVYEAIYGELTSDMLALEWESIDFKQLIHPKAEPEIAFFIGEDLQGTNITGEDVLRATQYVAAAIEVIDSRYLDFKFTLADVVADNCSSAKFIIGSKMVPVRELNLPEIGVVLSKNNQVMATGAGAAVLGDPAVSVAWAVNKLGERGLGLRKGDIVLSGAITEAIAFQPGDTIQAQFAHLGSVSLSCV
- the dmpG gene encoding 4-hydroxy-2-oxovalerate aldolase, encoding MNRKSNQPVQITEVSLRDGSHAVAHQFTEEQVRSVVRALDDAGMHNIEVSHGDGLGGSTLQYGRSLIDEMKLIEAAVDESKQAKIAVLLLPGIGTVHELKQARALGASLVRVATHVTEADVSAQHLYMARELGMEAIGFLMMSHSAPVEKLVEQAKLMESYGAEAVYVTDSAGALLPHQVRERIEALKQALSIEIGFHAHNNLSLAVANTLVAIEEGATRIDGSVRCLGAGAGNTQTEVLIAVLDRLGLNIGIDLYKMMDLAEHIVGPLLQRPQEIVTGSLVMGYAGVYSSFLLHADRASKRFGIDSRDILIELGRRGIIGGQEDMIVDVAAELADRNKNGVL
- a CDS encoding acetaldehyde dehydrogenase (acetylating), which encodes MGKLKAAIIGSGNIGTDLMYKLERSHWLTLTAVIGIDPNSEGLERAKGRGYATFSNGIQGLIDNPELADIIFDATSAKAHVKHNEVLQKMGKMVIDLTPAAVGPFLSPVVNMGNHLQATNVNMITCGGQATIPIIHAINEAADVVYAEIVATIASKSAGPGTRANIDEFTITTRRGIEEVGGADRGKALIVLNPADPPFMMRDTVYCEVKNMDEAVISKAIYVMVERVKEYVPGYRLKQEPIFDGNRVSVFLEVEGAGDYFAPYAGNLDIMTAASVRVAEDYAKNRLSNQSSETNSEV
- a CDS encoding 2-keto-4-pentenoate hydratase; its protein translation is MNPIIEKLASELLKAEATQVAIAPFTERYSEITVTDAYHVQLQVVKQKLEAGRHIIGKKVGLTSKAMQTMLNVNEPDYGHLLDDMEVQDQSIVKAKEMIAPRIEAEIGFILDRDLKGPDVTFLDVLLATKYIVPTLEIIDSRIAEWKIKLIDTVADNGSSAKVVIGKKKTSIDNIDLRDLGMILFKNGEQVATGAGAAALGHPAHAIAWLANKLSEFDISLKAGEIILPGALSGAVQVKAGDHIEARFGSIGSVSVAFE
- a CDS encoding aldehyde dehydrogenase, with the translated sequence MNHDIIANPAVKDAKLFIGGAFVDSISSATFDTINPATNMKLASVAMANEADTIRAIEVAQRTFESGVWSHMTVEKRAEILCRMSDLIMQRHQEIAVLETLDVGKPIKESRGFDIPRAASNMRFFAEMALYHHAENFEKQGMMSYTKYAPAGVTSIIIPWNLPFMQMTWKVSAALAAGNTVVVKPASNTPLSAFLLGEIANEAGLPPGVLNIIAGSGSTVGTIMASHPYVRRISFVGESGTGKTVMRNAAESLIPVSLELGGKSANIVFEDADLDEVVKGSIDAIYRNQGQICLAGSRMLLHESVYDTFLEKFIAAVNQIKVGMPLDEETDMGALVSKSHLEEVHSYVEIGLAEGAKLGCGGTRVEGLGNGNFYKPTVLYDVDNKMRVAQEEIFGPVLVVIPFKTEEDAIRIANDSIYGLAGVVWTNDLRRAHRVAASVNSGLFWINCWYFRDLRTPFGGSKASGIGREGGRHSFDFYTEAKSITMKL
- a CDS encoding RidA family protein, yielding MENQALATPEENLQKLGITLGSSRPLVGNYVTCVRAGNLLFTAGQGVDEYHGKLGRDLTVEEGYLAARQSMINLLKVVKQELGELSKVKRVVKILGFVNSTEDFTQQPKVMNGASDLLVDVFGDKGKHGRSAVGMAQLPNNTAIEIEMTLEIEE
- a CDS encoding 3-hydroxyanthranilate 3,4-dioxygenase codes for the protein MATAKSLTAFNLLKWIEDNKEQLKPPVNNKVIWEDSEFIAMVLGGPNRRRDFHIDPSDEFFYQVKGSCYVECITEAGERKVVAVNEGEVFMLPAMVPHSPHRVADTFGIVIERKRDKGELEDFVWFCESCNHEMHRVTVQLTDIETQVKGAIHSFNSNIEVRTCKSCGHVMSEEVKEWKPE
- a CDS encoding copper amine oxidase N-terminal domain-containing protein, whose product is MKKAVRQRIFSSVLLVTVVSTLIFPSLPIFASSDTAAVKAESNSGAYVAKRTGVNVNAPDAGQPYPVDETHKRLPGEPAEPAEGSWGYNVETGVFTHPTVMPENEGPQPFNGSLPYLDLNQYIKNMKVEAFYPFVAGYGHSWQTSFDLDGRRYLYDYETNQYNLFDITDPLKAELITTKWIDKQAGEHQFGPFNVKYNEELDKNLAVQCYEVPRYGKITNKYTNPDEVKAIRDFEMLRGFRIYEVNGPNWTDWKILSETPLDSSTYSKDKPQQGSGCQDIPVYSGDKYLFVAGAPDDSYANTEYKTYLYSGAQLVYDISDPTKPKQLSIWSVPGQRIGEKAQYNLNPRAGNKTSWMGSRMPLFIPKTVEEGGKYGYAAMGGLGFYIVDISDPNNMKTVSHLEMPMSFAGTEGDNIDVSKVETTGMVYYSGYPLSEDCHEPYKEIYAIDVKDPLNPKIATIMPRPTPPADAPFTDYCQRRGSFGPKRTGYAEIQPGTPSQQYMPYAFYNAGIQMFDLKDPLKPTIAAYFVPKMSGELTDDEGKKYMSDQSDPVHGTFVEWDRHLIWVFSGHGMYVLSSPLLGDPVSGLPKASLQLNGEAALPLAAQPFSKDGATLVPLRTIFEKLGYEVKWNGASKTVTGTKDGVTIQLQIGQKEATVNGVKKPMAASSVMVGGTTYIPISFIELATGSKAVWNQDDKAIVVTSI
- a CDS encoding amino acid ABC transporter permease, which translates into the protein MDFIGAYSANNLLYLLKGFLVTIEVSALSIVLAFVFGTIMGIIRYAKIPIIARIIALYVGLIRNIPLLLVFFFIFFALPEIGLKLDVFTASVAGLTIYASAMLCEIVRSGLNSISKGQVEAARASGLTYVQTIWHIILPQALKRMIPPIVSECTSILKGSSLAIVITLPEMMRSAQIIYNYNVKFVIPILLLVAILYFIVNYTLSLLARRLERRLTI